One Brassica oleracea var. oleracea cultivar TO1000 chromosome C7, BOL, whole genome shotgun sequence genomic window carries:
- the LOC106305043 gene encoding receptor-like kinase TMK2 translates to MKMTIIVNVLFCFLCAIALVSAQPSPDLATMNALRDSLKFPKDSSWTGPDPCKWSGVQCDRSNRITRIQIGNKGISGTLTSDLNTLSSLTVFEVMGNKLTGGIPSLAGLNALQTINAHDNSFTSISADIFTGLTSLQHVYLDGNPFSPWEIPMSLKSATSLVDFSAANCFLSGKIPDFLGGQTFPSLQKLRLSSNSLSGELPLSFANSPVQTLLLNGQTPQKLNGSISVLQNMTSLTEVSLQGNAFSGPLPDMSGLVSLTKFNVRENQLTGLVPSSFTELQSLAVVNMTNNLFQGSTPTFKAKNIAVDITPRLNSFCLDSPGVPCDPRVNSLLAIVEAFGYPVRFAQSWKGNDPCSSKNVWVGITCTGADITVINFKGMGLKGTISPRFADLTSLRVINLSQNNLTGVIPQELTKLSSLATLDVSNNQLYGKVPVFGPNVLITTGNPDLGKDDPGHASGSSGSNAGTVVGSVFGVVMGLLLMGLIIFLVVKKRKQNRKKYPQQHSGEEDALKITIDNLCAGGSESGSNGLLVEPENPVMPIQVLRDATDNFNEKNILGRGGFGIVYKGELPSGKTVAVKRMESSVMSGKGLDEFKSEIAVLTKVRHRNLVKVEGYCLESNERLLVYEYMPLGTLSSHLFNWQEEGLQPLEWSRRLIIASDVAKGVEYLHSQAHQSFIHRDLKPSNILLGDDMRARVADFGLVRLAPEGTQSIETKIAGTFGYLAPEYAVTGRVTTKVDVYSFGVILMELLTGRKALDVKRSEEDVHLVTWFRRMFINKDSFPKAIDASIDINEETLPSINKVAELACHCSAREPHQRPDMSHVVRVLASLLDQWKPDEDISGNDYDAPPPPLSEMIQGTSNDSSFFGDNSLTSIPSRPRQIDNIFNTGQGR, encoded by the exons ATGAAGATGACCATCATCGTGAATGTTTTGTTTTGTTTCCTTTGTGCCATCGCCTTGGTGTCCGCGCAACCAAGTCCTGATCTAGCTACCATGAACGCTCTAAGAGACTCCCTCAAGTTTCCGAAAGACTCCTCCTGGACAGGACCGGATCCTTGTAAGTGGAGCGGTGTACAGTGCGACAGAAGCAACCGAATCACTCGGATACAGATCGGTAATAAAGGAATATCTGGAACGTTAACTTCTGATCTCAACACCCTCTCGTCTTTAACTGTTTTCGAAGTCATGGGAAACAAGTTAACCGGAGGGATACCTAGTCTCGCTGGTTTAAACGCGTTGCAAACGATCAACGCTCATGACAATAGCTTCACTTCGATCTCTGCTGATATCTTCACCGGTTTGACGTCTCTTCAACATGTGTACCTTGACGGTAACCCGTTTAGTCCTTGGGAGATTCCTATGAGTTTAAAGAGTGCAACTTCTCTAGTAGACTTCTCTGCCGCTAACTGTTTTCTTTCCGGGAAGATTCCGGATTTTCTCGGCGGACAAACGTTCCCTAGCTTGCAGAAGCTGCGCCTGTCTTCCAACTCGCTCTCCGGTGAACTTCCGTTGAGCTTTGCTAACTCACCTGTTCAAACTCTGTTGCTCAACGGGCAAACCCCGCAAAAGCTCAACGGGTCAATCTCAGTTCTACAGAACATGACTTCTTTAACCGAGGTGTCCCTGCAAGGAAACGCCTTCTCAGGTCCATTACCGGACATGTCTGGTCTTGTCTCTCTGACAAAGTTCAACGTCAGGGAGAATCAGCTCACCGGTTTGGTTCCATCTTCTTTCACCGAGTTGCAATCTCTTGCTGTGGTGAATATGACTAATAATCTTTTTCAAGGATCAACACCAACCTTCAAGGCTAAAAACATTGCGGTTGATATAACTCCAAGGCTCAACAGTTTCTGTTTAGATTCTCCCGGTGTGCCTTGTGATCCACGCGTCAACAGCTTGCTTGCTATCGTTGAAGCGTTTGGTTACCCTGTGAGATTTGCGCAGAGCTGGAAAGGAAACGATCCTTGTAGCAGTAAAAACGTGTGGGTGGGCATAACTTGCACCGGAGCTGACATCACGGTTATCAACTTCAAAGGGATGGGTCTCAAGGGAACTATCTCTCCACGCTTTGCGGATCTTACTTCTCTTAGGGTTATCAATCTCTCTCAGAACAATCTCACCGGTGTTATTCCACAGGAACTCACTAAGTTGAGTAGCTTGGCAACTCTAGATGTTTCCAACAATCAGTTGTATGGCAAGGTACCTGTGTTTGGTCCTAATGTCTTGATCACTACTGGGAACCCTGACCTAGGAAAAGATGATCCTGGACATGCTTCTGGTTCTTCCGGAAGTAATGCTGGGACAGTTGTGGGTTCTGTTTTTGGAGTTGTGATGGGTTTGCTTCTTATGGGTTTGATTATTTTCTTAGTGGTCAAGAAAAGGAAGCAAAATCGGAAGAAGTATCCACAACAACATTCTGGTGAAGAAGATGCACTCAAGATCACAATAGATAATCTTTGTGCTGGTGGAAGTGAAAGTGGTAGCAACGGTCTTTTAGTGGAACCTGAGAACCCTGTGATGCCAATACAGGTACTGAGGGATGCTACCGATAATTTCAACGAGAAGAATATACTTGGGAGAGGTGGATTTGGAATAGTTTACAAGGGTGAATTGCCATCTGGGAAGACCGTTGCGGTGAAGAGAATGGAATCTTCGGTTATGAGTGGAAAGGGTTTGGATGAGTTTAAGTCAGAGATTGCTGTTCTAACCAAAGTTCGTCATCGGAATCTAGTGAAAGTTGAAGGTTATTGCTTAGAGTCCAACGAGAGACTTCTGGTTTATGAATACATGCCGCTAGGAACTTTGAGTAGTCATCTTTTTAACTGGCAGGAAGAAGGGTTACAACCTCTAGAGTGGTCTAGACGTTTGATTATTGCATCGGATGTGGCTAAAGGAGTAGAGTATTTGCATAGTCAAGCGCATCAAAGTTTCATACATAGAGATCTCAAGCCATCCAACATTCTTCTTGGGGATGATATGCGTGCCAGAGTTGCTGACTTTGGTTTAGTCCGGCTTGCGCCAGAAGGCACACAATCGATTGAGACTAAAATTGCTGGGACTTTTGGTTATCTTGCCCCAGAGTATGCAG TGACCGGAAGAGTTACAACAAAGGTCGATGTTTACAGTTTTGGAGTCATTCTCATGGAGCTACTAACCGGTAGAAAAGCTCTTGACGTGAAAAGATCTGAGGAAGATGTGCACCTTGTCACATGGTTTAGGAGAATGTTCATCAACAAAGACTCATTCCCAAAGGCCATTGACGCATCAATTGACATCAACGAAGAGACACTCCCAAGCATCAATAAAGTAGCTGAGCTTGCCTGTCATTGCTCTGCCAGGGAACCACATCAGAGACCAGACATGAGTCATGTGGTTAGAGTGTTGGCCTCACTCCTTGACCAGTGGAAACCAGATGAAGATATCTCTGGAAACGACTATGATGCACCTCCTCCTCCTCTTTCGGAGATGATACAGGGAACTAGCAATGATTCATCTTTCTTTGGAGATAATTCTTTGACGAGTATACCTTCGCGACCTCGCCAGATTGACAACATATTCAACACAGGACAAGGTAGGTAA